Proteins encoded within one genomic window of Cucumis sativus cultivar 9930 chromosome 3, Cucumber_9930_V3, whole genome shotgun sequence:
- the LOC101206708 gene encoding alpha-1,3-arabinosyltransferase XAT2 isoform X2 yields the protein MGSWRDGLSNNNKSRVIVDESIEEMEPLELLMGRLVRDEDHTQLERTGFACHTDLHSKVCLTNNPTRINNTNLEFYISTNNDSQQNNFSPILIHPYARQEDKITLRDVTPLQIIFQPNKTLLPLCQFIHNVPVLIFSTGGFTGNLFHEFDETIIPLFITSYHFQTRVRFLITDHKTWWVQKYNRILSGLSRFNVVNPAEDGSVHCFNGGVIGLKFHNILSLNNTDIPGGYSMSDFRSFLRQTYNLKVNNVSELSGKKPMVMLISRQTSRRFMNEGEMVEMMKEVGFEVMTTTPQRMSNLDKFSSVVNLCSVIIGAHGAGLTNEVFLANGAVVVQVVPFGLDWPSTYFFGKPAAEMELQYLEYKIEAKESSLWDKYGENHPVIRDPESIFAQGYFASRAIYIDEQNLKINLTRFRDTMIQVKKLIEEKRGSW from the exons ATGGGAAGTTGGAGAGATGGTTTGAGCAACAATAACAAATCAAGAGTTATTGTTGATGAGAGCATAGAAGAGATGGAGCCTCTTGAACTTCTAATGGGAAGACTTGTGAGAG ATGAGGATCATACCCAACTAGAAAGAACAGGATTTGCTTGTCATACAGATTTACATTCCAAAGTATGTTTGACAAACAACCCAACAAGAATCAACAACACCAACCTTGAATTCTACATCTCAACCAACAATGATTCTcaacaaaataacttttctCCAATCTTAATTCATCCATATGCAAGACAGGAGGACAAAATCACCTTAAGAGATGTTACTCCACTCCAAATCATATTCCAACCAAACAAAACCCTTTTACCTCTTTGTCAATTCATCCATAATGTTCCTGTCCTCATCTTCTCCACCGGTGGCTTCACCGGCAATCTCTTCCACGAGTTCGACGAGACCATCATCCCTTTGTTCATCACTTCTTACCACTTTCAAACTCGGGTTCGGTTTCTCATTACCGATCACAAAACTTGGTGGGTTCAAAAATACAACCGAATTCTCTCTGGTTTATCTCGTTTCAATGTCGTAAATCCAGCCGAAGATGGATCTGTCCATTGTTTCAATGGAGGTGTCATAGGATTGAAATTTCACAACATTTTATCCTTGAACAACACTGATATTCCCGGGGGTTATTCCATGTCGGATTTTCGGAGTTTCCTGAGACAAAcctataacttaaaagtgaatAATGTGAGTGAATTGAGCGGGAAAAAACCAATGGTGATGTTGATATCTCGTCAAACCTCAAGGAGGTTTATGAACGAAGGAGAAATGGTTGAGATGATGAAGGAAGTTGGGTTTGAAGTGATGACAACAACGCCACAAAGAATGTCGAATTTGGACAAGTTTTCGTCGGTGGTTAACTTGTGTAGTGTGATCATTGGGGCACATGGGGCCGGGCTAACGAATGAGGTGTTCTTGGCAAACGGCGCGGTAGTGGTGCAAGTGGTGCCATTCGGGCTTGATTGGCCTTCTACATATTTCTTTGGGAAGCCAGCGGCTGAGATGGAGCTTCAATATTTAGAGTATAAGATTGAGGCAAAGGAGAGTTCTTTATGGGATAAATATGGAGAAAATCATCCGGTTATTAGAGACCCTGAGTCCATATTTGCCCAAGGTTACTTTGCTAGCAGAGCTATTTATATAGATGAACAGAATTTGAAGATAAATTTGACTAGGTTTCGGGATACTATGATTCAAGTAAAGAAATTGAtcgaagaaaaaagaggaagttGGTGA
- the LOC101222829 gene encoding endoglucanase 11 codes for MKISNKAFASTMIFFLLILPLTHSFNYQQALSISLLYFESQRSGRLPYNQRLTWRHHSGLTDGLHQGVDLVGGYYDAGDNVKFGLPMAFTVTMLSWGVIEYGEQIAAAGEYIHALEAIKWGTDYFIKAHPHPNVLWAQVGDGATDHYCWQRPEDMTTSRQAYKIDENNPGSDVAGETAAAMAAAAIVFSRTNPHYSHLLLHHAEELFEFGDKYRGKYDESIEVVKGYYPSASGYMDELLWAATWLYKASGKEEYLKYVIENALDFGGISWAINEFSWDIKYAGLQILASMLAVEEKQKEEKLIVEAYKSKAEHYLCSCLNKSSTNNNLKRTPGGLLYTRKWNNLQYVTTATFLLTLYSDHLESSNQRLRCSNDDEVGPEEMLSLAKSQVDYILGENPMGMSYLVGFGGRYPERVHHRGASMESVKEKRGFIGCVQGYDDWYGRVDGNPNVLMGAVVGGPNERDEFNDERSNFRQTEACTYNTAPLVGVFARFNQLQSQNHDF; via the exons atgaagatatcAAACAAAGCATTTGCCTCTACCAtgatcttctttcttttaatcctTCCTTTAACCCATTCCTTCAACTATCAACAAGCTCTCTCCATTAGTCTCCTCTACTTCGAGTCGCAACGCTCCGGTCGCCTTCCCTACAACCAAAGACTCACTTGGCGCCACCATTCCGGCCTCACTGATGGCCTCCATCAAGGA gtgGACTTGGTTGGAGGGTACTATGATGCTGGCGATAACGTTAAATTCGGTTTACCAATGGCATTCACCGTCACAATGCTGTCGTGGGGCGTTATTGAATATGGAGAACAAATTGCAGCCGCGGGAGAGTATATTCATGCCCTGGAGGCTATCAAGTGGGGCACTGATTACTTCATCAAAGCTCACCCGCACCCAAACGTCTTATGGGCTCAA GTGGGAGACGGGGCAACAGATCACTACTGCTGGCAGCGGCCGGAAGACATGACGACGTCGCGACAAGCCTACAAGATAGACGAAAACAACCCGGGCTCGGATGTTGCTGGAGAGACCGCAGCAGCAATGGCAGCTGCAGCAATTGTTTTCAGTAGAACAAACCCACATTACTCTCATCTACTACTCCACCATGCAGAAGAG TTGTTTGAATTTGGTGACAAGTATAGAGGGAAATATGATGAGAGTATTGAAGTAGTAAAAGGGTATTATCCGTCCGCAAGTGGGTACATGGATGAGTTGCTGTGGGCAGCAACGTGGCTTTACAAAGCAAgtggaaaagaagaatatttaaaatatgtaattgAAAATGCTTTGGATTTTGGTGGGATTAGTTGGGCCATCAATGAGTTCAGTTGGGATATTAAGTATGCTGGTCTCCAAATCCTTGCATCCATG ttGGCAGTAGAGGAAAAgcagaaagaagagaagttgATAGTAGAAGCATACAAATCAAAAGCCGAGCACTACCTATGCAGTTGCCTCAACAAGAGTTCCACTAATAACAACCTTAAACGCACCCCAGGAGGGTTACTATACACCCGCAAATGGAACAATCTCCAATACGTCACCACCGCAACTTTCCTTCTCACACTCTACTCTGACCATCTCGAATCCTCAAATCAACGCCTCAGATGCAGCAACGATGATGAAGTGGGGCCTGAAGAAATGTTGAGTTTAGCTAAGTCACAAGTTGACTACATCTTGGGGGAGAATCCAATGGGGATGAGTTACTTGGTTGGGTTCGGTGGAAGGTACCCGGAAAGGGTGCACCACAGAGGAGCGTCGATGGAATcggtaaaagagaaaaggggtTTCATTGGATGTGTGCAGGGGTATGATGACTGGTATGGACGTGTTGATGGGAACCCTAATGTGTTGATGGGTGCGGTGGTGGGTGGGCCTAATGAGAGAGATGAATTTAACGATGAACGGTCTAATTTTAGGCAGACTGAAGCTTGTACTTATAATACGGCGCCCTTAGTTGGTGTCTTCGCCAGGTTTAATCAATTACAATCTCAAAACCATGATTTTTAG
- the LOC101220705 gene encoding aspartate carbamoyltransferase, chloroplastic, which yields MAASSSFMSHSLQAHASTETAIKCCKGYMYGNLCSSYSRIGYSRSKFLTSPKFLHNENSTKWEHVEKCPTRNEIQCRAVEIENSVSPFISKKFELDDVIEAQQFDREILNHIFEVALDMEKIEKSSSKSQMLKGYLMATLFYEPSTRTRLSFESAMKRLGGEVLTTENAREFSSAAKGETLEDTIRTVEGYSDIIVMRHFESGAAKKAAATASIPIINAGDGPGQHPTQALLDVYTIQREIGKLDGIKVGLVGDLANGRTVRSLAYLLAKYKDVKIYFVSPDVVKMKDDIKDYLTSQDVKWEECDNLTEVASECDVVYQTRIQRERFGERIDLYEQARGKYIVDKNVLNVMQRHAVVMHPLPRLDEITIDVDEDPRAAYFRQAKNGLYIRMALVKLLLLGW from the exons ATGGCTGCGTCATCATCCTTTATGTCACACTCTTTGCAAGCGCATGCTTCCACTGAAACAGCAATAAAATGCTGTAAGGGGTATATGTATGGTAACTTATGTTCATCGTATTCTCGGATTGGATACTCCAGATCCAAGTTCCTAACAAGTCCTAAGTTTTTGCATAACGAGAATTCAACAAAATGGGAACATGTTGAGAAATGTCCAACGAGGAATGAAATCCAGTGCCGAGCTGTGGAAATTGAGAATTCAGTTTCTCCTTTTATTAGCAAAAAGTTTGAGCTTGATGATGTGATTGAAGCTCAACAATTTGATAGAGAGATTCTCAACCATATTTTTGAAGTTGCACTTGATATggaaaagattgaaaaaagtTCATCTAAAAGCCAAATGCTCAAGGGATATTTGATGGCTACCCTGTTCTATGAGCCCTCAACTAGGACGAGGCTTTCATTTGAATCTGCAATGAAAAGGTTAGGTGGGGAGGTATTGACAACTGAAAATGCACGGGAGTTTTCTTCAGCAGCCAAAGGAGAAACCCTTGAag ATACGATCAGAACTGTTGAGGGATATTCAGATATAATTGTGATGCGTCATTTTGAAAGTGGTGCTGCGAAGAAAGCTGCTGCAACAGCTAGCATTCCTATTATTAATGCTGGTGATGGTCCTGGACAACATCCAACTCAG GCTCTTCTAGATGTATATACTATTCAGAGAGAGATAGGAAAACTTGATGGAATTAAAGTTGGGCTCGTAGGAGATCTTGCTAATGGGAGAACTGTACGGTCGCTTGCATATTTGCTCGCCAAGTATAAAGATGTGAAAATATACTTTGTCTCTCCAGATGTTGTAAAAATGAAg GATGATATAAAAGACTATTTGACATCACAAGATGTGAAATGGGAAGAATGTGACAACTTGACGGAAGTTGCATCAGAGTGTGATGTGGTATATCAAACTCGCATTCAGCGGGAACGATTTGGAGAGAGGATTGATCTTTATGAACAAGCTAGAGGCAAGTACATTGTGGATAAAAATGTGTTAAACGTGATGCAGAGACATGCTGTGGTCATGCACCCCCTCCCTAGGCTTGATGAG ATCACCATTGATGTAGATGAGGATCCTAGGGCTGCCTACTTCCGACAAGCAAAGAATGGTCTCTATATACGTATGGCCCTTGTGAAACTCTTGCTACTTGGTTGGTGA
- the LOC101219747 gene encoding glucan endo-1,3-beta-glucosidase 13, with protein sequence MAFFSSLSFFLLFSSFLSHAAGWVGVNYGRIADDLPSPDDVVKLLKTHGIDRIKLFDTESTVLTALSNSNISVVVSLPNEYLSSAASDPSFTDNWVQSNISHFYPSTKIDAIAVGNEVFVDPNNTTNFLVPAMKNVYASLQKFNLHTNIKVSTPLAFSALASSYPTSSGSFKPDLIEPVMKPMLDLIRQSQSHLMVNAYPFFAYIGNADKISIDYALFRENAGVIDSGNGLKYSNLLEAQVDAVFAALSAIKFEDIPVVVTETGWPSKGDENEIGASIENAAAYNGNLVKRVLTGSGTPLRPKEPLNAYLFALFNENKKQGPTSERNYGLFYPNEEKVYEIPLTSADVEGGVGSTPAVNGSKVIKNGQTWCVANGKVAPEKLQAGLDYACGEGGADCSSIQPGATCYNPNSLEAHASYAFNSYYQKMKRAVGTCDFGGAAYVVTQPPQYGQCEFPTEY encoded by the coding sequence ATGgcattcttctcttctctctccttcttcctcctcttttcttcctttctttcccaCGCCGCTGGTTGGGTTGGCGTTAACTACGGTCGAATCGCCGATGACCTTCCTTCACCCGACGACGTAGTTAAACTCCTCAAAACCCATGGAATCGACCGAATCAAACTCTTCGATACTGAGTCTACCGTCCTTACCGCTTTATCTAACTCTAACATCTCCGTTGTCGTCTCCCTCCCCAACGAATACCTCTCCTCCGCCGCCTCCGATCCTTCCTTCACCGACAATTGGGTACAATCCAACATATCCCATTTCTACCCCTCCACCAAAATCGATGCCATCGCCGTTGGCAATGAAGTCTTCGTCGACCCCAACAATACTACCAATTTCCTCGTCCCCGCTATGAAAAACGTTTACGCCTCGCTTCAAAAGTTCAACCTCCATACCAACATTAAAGTCTCCACCCCCCTTGCTTTCTCCGCCCTCGCTTCTTCTTACCCAACTTCCTCCGGTTCCTTCAAACCTGACTTAATCGAACCCGTCATGAAACCCATGCTCGATCTTATACGTCAATCCCAATCCCACCTCATGGTTAACGCTTACCCTTTCTTCGCTTACATCGGTAACGCCGACAAAATCTCAATCGATTACGCTCTGTTTCGTGAAAACGCCGGCGTTATCGATTCCGGCAATGGGTTAAAATACTCGAATCTATTGGAGGCTCAAGTGGACGCTGTATTCGCAGCTTTGTCGGCGATAAAATTCGAGGACATTCCGGTGGTGGTGACGGAGACAGGGTGGCCATCGAAAGGGGATGAGAATGAAATCGGAGCGAGTATAGAGAATGCGGCGGCGTATAACGGAAATTTAGTGAAGAGGGTGCTAACGGGAAGTGGGACGCCGTTGAGGCCAAAGGAGCCACTGAACGCATATTTGTTTGCATTATTCAATGAGAATAAAAAGCAGGGGCCCACTTCAGAGAGGAATTACGGTTTGTTTTACCCAAACGAAGAGAAGGTTTATGAGATTCCTTTAACAAGCGCTGATGTGGAGGGTGGGGTAGGGAGTACCCCCGCGGTGAATGGGAGTAAGGTGATAAAGAATGGGCAGACGTGGTGTGTGGCTAATGGGAAGGTAGCGCCTGAGAAATTACAAGCCGGTTTGGACTATGCATGTGGCGAAGGAGGGGCTGATTGCAGTTCCATTCAACCGGGTGCCACCTGTTACAACCCTAACTCCCTTGAGGCACATGCTTCCTATGCTTTTAATAGCTATTACCAGAAGATGAAACGTGCGGTTGGCACGTGTGATTTTGGTGGTGCTGCTTATGTCG
- the LOC101220230 gene encoding small ubiquitin-related modifier 1, whose protein sequence is MSGVTNQEEDKKPTDQSAHINLKVKGQDGNEVFFRIKRSTQLKKLMNAYCDRQSVDLNSIAFLFDGRRLRAEQTPEELEMEDGDEIDAMLHQTGGGGAII, encoded by the exons ATGTCGGGTGTCACCAACCAAGAAGAGGACAAGAAACCTACCGATCAATCAGCTCATATCAACCTCAAAGTCAAGGGCCAG GATGGGAATGAAGTTTTCTTCCGGATCAAAAGGAGTACCCAACTGAAGAAGCTAATGAATGCTTACTGTGACAGGCAGTCGGTTGATTTGAACTCCATTGCATTCTTGTTTGACGGCCGCCGACTGCGTGCAGAGCAGACTCCGGAAGAG CTGGAAATGGAGGATGGAGATGAGATTGATGCAATGCTTCATCAGACTGGAGGTGGAGGTGCTATTATCTAA
- the LOC101220467 gene encoding adenylyltransferase and sulfurtransferase MOCS3 produces MASTTDESSRILHEIETLKSAKFDLERRISALESQLHNLNQPHNNGVSNASSTSPSTFPHALSPDMIYRYSRHLLLPSFGVQGQLRLSKSSILVVGAGGLGSPALLYLAASGVGRLGIVDHDVVELNNMHRQIIHTEAYIGQSKVESAAATCRSINSTVQIVEHKEALRTSNALEIFSKYDIIVDATDNAPSRYMISDCCVVMGKPLVSGAALGLEGQLTVYNYNGGPCYRCLFPTPPPTTACQRCADSGVLGVVPGIIGCLQALEAIKIASAVGDPLSGRMLLFDALAARIRIVKIRGRSVQCEVCGENSEFKAAQFQEFDYEKFTQTPLSTSPLKLKLLEPNSRISAKEYRDRLRSGEPHVLVDVRPEHHFKIVSLPNSLNVPLASLEGRVEEVVWALKEKEENKQNDDVKVYVVCRRGNDSQRAVKYLQEKGYPSAKDIIGGLEGWAQEVDPTFPSY; encoded by the exons ATGGCCTCAACTACTGATGAATCTTCTCGTATTCTTCACGAAATCGAGACCTTGAAATCTGCCAAGTTCGACTTAGAACGTCGTATTTCAGCTCTTGAATCACAGCTACACAACCTCAATCAACCCCACAACAATGGTGTTTCTAATGCTTCTTCCACTTCACCATCCACCTTTCCTCATGCTCTCTCCCCTGATATGATTTACAGATACAGTCGCCACctccttcttccttcctttGGAGTCCAAG GACAATTGAGGCTTTCTAAGTCTTCAATTTTAGTTGTTGGAGCGGGAGGATTGGGCTCGCCAGCTTTATTGTATCTGGCAGCTTCTGGTGTTG GTCGTCTGGGAATTGTTGACCACGATGTAGTGGAGCTAAATAACATGCATCGGCAG ATCATCCATACTGAGGCATATATTGGCCAGTCAAAAGTAGAATCTGCTGCTGCTACATGTCGATC GATCAACTCTACTGTCCAGATTGTTGAGCACAAAGAAGCTCTTCGTACATCAAATGCTTTAGAAATCTTTAGCAA ATATGATATTATAGTAGATGCCACAGATAATGCTCCTAGCCGGTACATGATTAGTGATTGTTGTGTGGTTATGGGAAAG CCTCTTGTGTCTGGTGCAGCACTTGGTTTGGAGGGGCAG CTCACAGTTTACAATTACAATGGAGGCCCGTGCTACCGATGCCTATTTCCAACTCCGCCACCAACAACAGCATGCCAAAGGTGTGCAGACAGTGGTGTTCTAGGAGTAG TTCCTGGGATCATTGGTTGTCTCCAAGCCTTGGAGGCCATTAAAATTGCAAGTGCGGTTGGTGATCCACTTTCAGGACGGATGCTTCTGTTTGATGCTTTAGCAGCGAGAATCAGAATT GTCAAGATTCGTGGAAGGTCGGTGCAGTGTGAAGTATGTGGAGAAAATTCTGAATTCAAAGCAGCAcaatttcaagaatttgacTACGAAAAATTCACTCAGACTCCATTATCTACG TCTCCTCTGAAGTTAAAACTGCTAGAGCCAAACTCAAGAATAAGCGCCAAAGAATACAGAGACCGACTTCGTAGTGGGGAACCACACGTGCTTGTGGATGTCCGGCCCGAGCACCATTTCAAGATTGTGTCTCTTCCCAACTCCCTCAACGTCCCACTGGCGAGTTTAGAAGGAAGGGTGGAAGAAGTGGTATGGGCTttgaaggaaaaggaagagaataAACAGAATGATGATGTGAAAGTATACGTAGTGTGTAGGAGAGGGAATGATTCACAAAGAGCGGTGAAGTACCTGCAAGAGAAAGGGTACCCTTCAGCTAAGGATATAATTGGTGGATTGGAGGGTTGGGCCCAGGAGGTAGACCCCACTTTCCCTTCCTATTAA
- the LOC101206708 gene encoding alpha-1,3-arabinosyltransferase XAT2 isoform X1 has translation MIIMVREKGGNLLLIAAYSSCLLLFALLFSALFAPFDLLPFHSLRWQTMGSWRDGLSNNNKSRVIVDESIEEMEPLELLMGRLVRDEDHTQLERTGFACHTDLHSKVCLTNNPTRINNTNLEFYISTNNDSQQNNFSPILIHPYARQEDKITLRDVTPLQIIFQPNKTLLPLCQFIHNVPVLIFSTGGFTGNLFHEFDETIIPLFITSYHFQTRVRFLITDHKTWWVQKYNRILSGLSRFNVVNPAEDGSVHCFNGGVIGLKFHNILSLNNTDIPGGYSMSDFRSFLRQTYNLKVNNVSELSGKKPMVMLISRQTSRRFMNEGEMVEMMKEVGFEVMTTTPQRMSNLDKFSSVVNLCSVIIGAHGAGLTNEVFLANGAVVVQVVPFGLDWPSTYFFGKPAAEMELQYLEYKIEAKESSLWDKYGENHPVIRDPESIFAQGYFASRAIYIDEQNLKINLTRFRDTMIQVKKLIEEKRGSW, from the exons ATGATAATAATGGTGAGAGAAAAAGGAGGAAACTTGTTGCTTATTGCAGCATATTCATCTTGTTTACTCCTCTTTGCTTTGCTTTTTTCTGCACTCTTTGCCCCATTTGATCTTCTACCATTTCATTCAT TGAGATGGCAGACTATGGGAAGTTGGAGAGATGGTTTGAGCAACAATAACAAATCAAGAGTTATTGTTGATGAGAGCATAGAAGAGATGGAGCCTCTTGAACTTCTAATGGGAAGACTTGTGAGAG ATGAGGATCATACCCAACTAGAAAGAACAGGATTTGCTTGTCATACAGATTTACATTCCAAAGTATGTTTGACAAACAACCCAACAAGAATCAACAACACCAACCTTGAATTCTACATCTCAACCAACAATGATTCTcaacaaaataacttttctCCAATCTTAATTCATCCATATGCAAGACAGGAGGACAAAATCACCTTAAGAGATGTTACTCCACTCCAAATCATATTCCAACCAAACAAAACCCTTTTACCTCTTTGTCAATTCATCCATAATGTTCCTGTCCTCATCTTCTCCACCGGTGGCTTCACCGGCAATCTCTTCCACGAGTTCGACGAGACCATCATCCCTTTGTTCATCACTTCTTACCACTTTCAAACTCGGGTTCGGTTTCTCATTACCGATCACAAAACTTGGTGGGTTCAAAAATACAACCGAATTCTCTCTGGTTTATCTCGTTTCAATGTCGTAAATCCAGCCGAAGATGGATCTGTCCATTGTTTCAATGGAGGTGTCATAGGATTGAAATTTCACAACATTTTATCCTTGAACAACACTGATATTCCCGGGGGTTATTCCATGTCGGATTTTCGGAGTTTCCTGAGACAAAcctataacttaaaagtgaatAATGTGAGTGAATTGAGCGGGAAAAAACCAATGGTGATGTTGATATCTCGTCAAACCTCAAGGAGGTTTATGAACGAAGGAGAAATGGTTGAGATGATGAAGGAAGTTGGGTTTGAAGTGATGACAACAACGCCACAAAGAATGTCGAATTTGGACAAGTTTTCGTCGGTGGTTAACTTGTGTAGTGTGATCATTGGGGCACATGGGGCCGGGCTAACGAATGAGGTGTTCTTGGCAAACGGCGCGGTAGTGGTGCAAGTGGTGCCATTCGGGCTTGATTGGCCTTCTACATATTTCTTTGGGAAGCCAGCGGCTGAGATGGAGCTTCAATATTTAGAGTATAAGATTGAGGCAAAGGAGAGTTCTTTATGGGATAAATATGGAGAAAATCATCCGGTTATTAGAGACCCTGAGTCCATATTTGCCCAAGGTTACTTTGCTAGCAGAGCTATTTATATAGATGAACAGAATTTGAAGATAAATTTGACTAGGTTTCGGGATACTATGATTCAAGTAAAGAAATTGAtcgaagaaaaaagaggaagttGGTGA